GCGTAACATGACGCAAGCAGCAGGTATGTATAATACTTTGTTCAGATCAGATGAGCCTGCATTGGTAATCGAATGTCTGAACGGCTACCGTTTAAAAGAGAAATTACCTGAAAACGTAGGTGAATATACCGTTCCTCTTGGAAAAGCCGAGGTGGTTAAGGAAGGAACAGATATAACTGTGGTTTCTTACGGTTCTACTTTAAGAATAGTAGAAGAAGCAGCTGAAGAGCTGGCACATTTGGGAGTATCTATTGAGATTGTTGATCCTCAAACTTTATTGCCATTCGATACAGATCAGATTTGTGCAAAGTCATTAGCCAAAACAAACAAGTTACTGGTAGTTGATGAAGATGTACCGGGTGGTGGAACAGCTTTCTTGTTGCAACAAATTCTGGAAGAGCAAAAAGGTTATTACCACTTAGATGGCCAGCCTAAAACGCTAAGTGCAAAAGCACATCGTCCGCCTTATGGATCAGATGGTGATTATTTTAGTAAACCATCTGTTGATGATGTAATTGAAGCTGTTTACAGTATGATGAATGAAAGTAATCCCGGTAAGTACCCGGCTATTTATTAATAGCCTTTATTGATCAGGTTTTAAATATCAAAGCCGTGTAAGTTTTGTACCTACACGGCTTTTTAATGATTAGGATGGTTTAATCCAGTTTAACTGTTCTATTTCTCAACAAGTGATCAGCCAATACCAATGCAGCCATTGCTTCCACAATAACTACAGCTCTTGGTACTACGCATGGGTCATGTCTGCCTTTCCCCTTAATTTCCGCGGCTTCACCTGCAGCATTAATGGTTTGCTGGTTATGCATAATCGTAGCAACAGGTTTAAATGCTACTGTGAAATTGATTTCCATTCCATTAGAAATGCCTCCTTGTATGCCACCAGAAAAATTAGTCAGCGTTTTTGGCTGATCTTCATTTGCAAGAAAAATATCATTGTGCTCTGATCCTCTCATTTCACTACCACCAAAGCCAGATCCATATTCAAAACCATGCACAGCATTAATGCTCAACATTGCTTTACCCAGATCAGCATGTAGTTTGTCAAAAACAGGATCTCCTAGTCCAACAGGACAGTTTTTTACGATACAGCTCACTTTTCCGCCGACTGTATCCCCATCTTTTCTTACGCTGTCAATAAACTCAATCATTTGATCTGCGGTAGCCGGATCAGCACAGCGTACAATGTTATCTTCCCGGGTAGCCAATAATTCAGCAATG
This is a stretch of genomic DNA from Candidatus Pedobacter colombiensis. It encodes these proteins:
- the aroC gene encoding chorismate synthase yields the protein MAGNTFGQLFRITTFGESHGIAIGVILDGCPAQLPIDLGFIQSELDKRRPGQSKITTQRKESDTVQILSGTFEGKSTGTPIAMLIPNEDQRSKDYSHNTDVYRPSHADYTYDAKYGIRDHRGGGRSSARETAARVAAGAIAKLLLKHHGIEIFAHVSAVGKIEAPDLAGDNIAELLATREDNIVRCADPATADQMIEFIDSVRKDGDTVGGKVSCIVKNCPVGLGDPVFDKLHADLGKAMLSINAVHGFEYGSGFGGSEMRGSEHNDIFLANEDQPKTLTNFSGGIQGGISNGMEINFTVAFKPVATIMHNQQTINAAGEAAEIKGKGRHDPCVVPRAVVIVEAMAALVLADHLLRNRTVKLD